The Excalfactoria chinensis isolate bCotChi1 chromosome 10, bCotChi1.hap2, whole genome shotgun sequence genome has a segment encoding these proteins:
- the FANCI gene encoding Fanconi anemia group I protein isoform X2 yields MAQRILQLAAEESTEGLREAVQGLTERELGDMVTRQALRGRETAALLRGIFRGSPCSQQSGVLRRLQVYKHCVPLVESGDLHVGKVSEIIGLLMLEARQLPGHALAELATLFVEVIKGGSLSNGKSLELFSTVLTALSNSKESLAYGKGELNGEEFKKQLINTLCSSKWDPQCVIHLANMFRDIPLSGEELQFVVEKVLRMFSKLDLQEIPPLVYQLLLLSAKGSKKTVLEGIISFFNQLDKRQKEEQRVPQSTDLEVATVPLDQLRHVEGTVILHIVSAINLDQDIGEELIKHLKTEQQKDPGKALCPFSVALLLSIAVKHRLQEQIFDFLKTSITRSCKDLQFLQASKFLQDLCPQQYDVTAVILEVVKNSAFGWDHVTQGLVDLGFSLMESYEPKKPFGGKAAETNLGLSKMPAQQACKLGASILLETFKVHEPIRSDILEQVLNRVLTKAASPVSHFIDLLSNIVVSAPLVLQNSSSRVTETFDNLSFLPIDTVQGLLRAVQPLLKVSMSVRDSLILVLQKAIFSRQLDARKAAVAGFLLLLRNFKILGSLTSSQCSQAIGATQVQADVHACYNSAANEAFCLEILGSLRRCLSQQADVRLMLYEGFYDVLRRNSQLASSIMETLLSQIKQYYLPQPDLLPPLKLEGCIMAQGDQIFLQEPLAHLLCCIQHCLAWYKSTVHLCKGAEDEEEEEEEVGFEQNFEEMLESVTRRMIKSELEDFELDKSADFSPSSGVGVKNNIYAIQVMGICEVLIEYNFSTGNFSKNRFEDVLGLFTCYNKLSEILKEKAGKNKSTMGNKIARSFLSMGFVSTLLTALFRDNAQSHEESLAVLRSSTEFLRYAVSVALQKVQQLEETGQTDGPDGQNPEKMFQNLCKITRVLLWRYTSIPTAVEESGKKKGKSISLLCLEGLLRIFNTMQQLYAARIPQFLQALDITDGDAEEADINVTEKAAFQIRQFQRSLVNQLSSTEDDFNSKETQLLITILSTLSKLLDPGSQQFLQFLTWTVKICKENALEDLSCCKGLLTLLFSLHVLYKSPVSLLRELAQDIHACLGDIDQDIEIESRSHFAIVNMKTAAPTVCLLVLGQADKVLEEVDWLIKRLTILGSDTSDSTQASNQTQALEKGVILQLGTLLTVFHELVQTALPAGSCVDSLLRSLSKTYAILTSLIKHYIQACRCTSNTVPGRLEKLVKLSGSHLTPQCYSFITYVQNIHSESLSFAEEKKKKKKEDETAAVSTVMAKVLRETKPIPNLIFAIEQYEKFLIHLSKKSKVNLMQYMKLSTSRDFRINASMLDSVLQEQNTEDAENEPDNNQSSTAEQPDKNQEPQKKRRRKK; encoded by the exons ATGGCGCAGCGCATCCTGCAGCTGGCGGCCGAGGAGAGCACCGAGGGGCTCCGGGAGGCTGTGCAGGGCCTGACGGAGCGCGAG CTGGGTGACATGGTGACAAGGCAGGCCCTGAGGGGCAGGGAGACGGCAGCGCTGCTCAGGGGCATCTTCAGAG GCTCCCCGTGTTCCCAGCAAAGCGGCGTTCTCAGGAGGCTGCAGGTTTACAAGCACTGCGTCCCACTGGTGGAATCAGGAGATCTGCATGTGGGCAAAGTGTCCGAAATCATCGGGCTGCTGATGCTGGAG GCTCGCCAGCTGCCAGGCCATGCGTTGGCTGAACTTGCCACCTTGTTTGTTGAAGTTATTAAGGGAGGCAGCCTGTCTAATGGGAAATCCTTGGAGTTGTTTTCCACTGTTCTTACCGCATTGTCCAACTCTAAGGAGAGTCTGGCCTATGGGAAAG GTGAACTGAATGGGGAAGAATTTAAGAAACAGCTGATAAATACCCTCTGCTCCAGCAA GTGGGATCCTCAGTGTGTAATACATCTTGCCAACATGTTCAG GGATATTCCACTCTcaggagaggagctgcagtttGTGGTGGAAAAGGTCCTTAGGATGTTCTCCAAATTAGATCTGCAGGAAATACCCCCTCTTGTctatcagctgctgctgctttctgcaaag GGCAGTAAGAAAACTGTTTTAGAAGGAATCATCAGTTTTTTCAATCAGCTGGACaagagacaaaaggaagaacagagggTTCCTCA GTCAACAGACCTTGAGGTAGCCACGGTGCCCCTAGACCAGCTCCGCCATGTGGAAGGTACCGTTATCCTCCACATTGTTTCTGCAATCAACCTGGATCAGGACATTGGTGAGGAGCTAATCAAACATCTAAAG ACTGAGCAACAGAAGGACCCTGGTAAAGCCCTGTGTCCCTTCAGCGTGGCCCTTTTGCTTTCGATTGCAGTGAAACACAGACTGCAAGAACAG ATATTTGATTTCTTGAAAACATCAATCACCAGAAGCTGCAAGGACCTGCAGTTCCTACAGGCCTCCAAGTTTCTGCAGGATTTGTGTCCTCAGCAATATGATGTAACAGCTGTAATTCTGGAAGTGGTGAAAAATAG TGCATTTGGCTGGGACCATGTTACTCAGGGGCTGGTAGATCTCGGCTTCAGCCTTATGGAATCATATGAACCAAAAAAGCCCTTTGGAGGGAAAGCTGCTGAGACCAATTTGGGCCTTTCAAAAATGCCAGCACAGCAGGCTTGCAAACTGGGAGCAAGTATCCTGCTGGAAACCTTTAAG GTTCATGAGCCCATCAGAAGTGATATTCTTGAGCAAGTCCTGAACAGAGTCCTCACAAAAGCAGCATCTCCTGTCAGCCACTTCATAg acttgCTGTCCAATATTGTTGTGTCTGCTCCTCTCGTGCTTCAGAACTCATCCTCCAGAGTCACAGAGACCTTTGACAATTTGTCCTTTCTGCCCATTGACACAGTGCAAGGGCTCCTCCGGGCAGTACAG CCCCTACTCAAAGTCAGCATGTCGGTGAGGGACTCCCTGATACTTGTTCTCCAGAAAGCTATCTTTTCCAG GCAGCTCGATGCTCGTAAAGCTGCAGTCGCTGGCTTTTTGCTTCTCTTAAGAAATTTTAAGATTCTGGGCAGCTTGACTTCTTCCCAGTGCAGCCAGGCCATTGGTGCCACTCAG GTCCAGGCAGATGTTCATGCCTGCTATAATTCTGCAGCTAATGAGGCCTTCTGCCTTGaaatcctgggcagcctgaggcGATGTCTTAGCCAGCAAGCGGATGTCCGACTCATGCTGTATGAG gGTTTTTATGATGTCCTCCGCAGAAACTCCCAGCTGGCCAGTTCTATAATGGAAACACTTTTGTCCCAG ATAAAGCAATACTACTTGCCCCAGCCAGATCTCCTGCCTCCACTGAAACTTGAGGGATGTATAATGGCTCAAGGAGATCAAATCTTTTTGCAAGAACCACTG GCccatctgctgtgctgcatccaGCACTGTTTAGCCTGGTATAAGAGCACTGTGCATCTATGCAAAGGAGCtgaagatgaggaggaggaggaggaagaggtgggATTTGAGCAAAACTTTGAAGAGATGCTAGAATCTGTCACACGACGGATGATCAAGAGTGAGCTGGAAGACTTTGAACTG GATAAATCAGCAgatttttctccatcttctggTGTTGGTGTAAAGAATAACATCTATGCCATCCAGGTGATGGGAATTTGCGAGGTCTTGATTGAGTACAACTTCAGCACAGGGAATTTCAG TAAGAACAGATTTGAAGATGTCCTTGGCCTGTTTACATGTTACAACAAACTCTCAGAGATCTTGAAGGAGAAAGCTGGAAAGAACAAATCTACCATGGGCAACAAAATTGCACGGAGCTTCCTTTCTATGGGTTTTGTGTCTACgctgctcacagctctgttcAG GGACAATGCCCAAAGCCACGAGGAGAGCCTGGCAGTTCTGCGCTCCAGCACGGAGTTCTTGCGCTATGCTGTCAGCGTGGCACTACAGAAggtgcagcagctggaggagacGGGACAAACTGATGGCCCAGATGGACAAAACCCTGAGAAGATGTTTCAGAACCTCTGCAAAATCACACG GGTTCTGCTTTGGAGGTACACTTCAATTCCCACTGCTGTTGAAGAGTCAGGGAAGAAGAAGGGTAAAAGCATTTCCCTGCTATGCTTGGAAGGTTTGCTGCGGATCTTCAACACCATGCAGCAGCTGTATGCTGCTAGGATCCCCCAGTTTCTACAGGCCCTAG ATATTACTGATGGTGACGCAGAAGAAGCGGATATTAATGTCACAGAGAAAGCTGCCTTCCAGATCCGACAGTTTCAG AGGTCTCTGGTGAACCAGCTCAGTAGCACTGAAGATGACTTCAACTCCAAGGAAACACAGTTACTCATCACAATTCTCTCCACTTTGTCCAAACTCCTGGACCCAGGCTCCCAACAG TTCCTTCAGTTCCTTACTTGGACAGTCaaaatttgcaaagaaaatgctttag AGGATCTCTCTTGCTGTAAGGGTTTGCTGACTTTGCTTTTTAGTCTCCATGTTCTGTACAAGAGTCCTGTCAGTCTGCTGCGTGAACTTGCACAAGATATTCATGCCTGCCTGGGAGACATAGATCAG GACATAGAAATAGAGAGTCGTTCCCATTTTGCCATAGTGAATATGAAGACTGCAGCCCCTACTGTTTGT CTGCTGGTTCTGGGGCAGGCAGATAAGGTCCTTGAAGAGGTAGACTGGCTTATCAAGAGGCTTACCATTCTGGGATCAGACACATCAG ACTCGACTCAGGCATCAAACCAAACCCAGGCTCTGGAGAAAGGTGTGATTCTGCAGCTGGGAACTCTGCTGACAGTTTTTCATGAGCTGGTGCAGACAGCACTtcctgcagggagctgtgtggACTCACTGCTGAGAAGCCTCAGCAAGACATACGCAATCCTCACCTCCCTCATCAAGCAT tataTCCAAGCTTGCCGCTGCACCTCAAATACAGTTCCAGGGAGGCTGGAAAAGCTG GTGAAGCTCTCCGGTTCCCATTTGACCCCACAGTGTTACTCATTCATTACTTATGTACAG AACATCCATAGTGAGAGCTTAAGCTTcgcagaagagaagaaaaagaagaagaaagaagatgaaactGCTGCAGTCTCCACAGTCATG GCTAAGGTGCTTCGGGAGACCAAGCCCATCCCAAACCTGATTTTTGCTATAGAGCAATATGAGAAGTTCCTTATCCATCTTTCCAAGAAATCAAAG GTGAACTTGATGCAATATATGAAGCTAAGCACCTCTCGGGACTTCCGCATCAACGCATCCATGCTAGACAGTGTGCTGCAAGAGCAGAACACAGAGGATGCTGAAAATGAACCAGACAACAACCAG tccagcacagcagagcagccagaCAAAAACCAGGAAccccaaaagaaaagaaggcgaaaaaaatga
- the FANCI gene encoding Fanconi anemia group I protein isoform X1, which yields MAQRILQLAAEESTEGLREAVQGLTERELGDMVTRQALRGRETAALLRGIFRGSPCSQQSGVLRRLQVYKHCVPLVESGDLHVGKVSEIIGLLMLEARQLPGHALAELATLFVEVIKGGSLSNGKSLELFSTVLTALSNSKESLAYGKGELNGEEFKKQLINTLCSSKWDPQCVIHLANMFRDIPLSGEELQFVVEKVLRMFSKLDLQEIPPLVYQLLLLSAKGSKKTVLEGIISFFNQLDKRQKEEQRVPQSTDLEVATVPLDQLRHVEGTVILHIVSAINLDQDIGEELIKHLKTEQQKDPGKALCPFSVALLLSIAVKHRLQEQIFDFLKTSITRSCKDLQFLQASKFLQDLCPQQYDVTAVILEVVKNSAFGWDHVTQGLVDLGFSLMESYEPKKPFGGKAAETNLGLSKMPAQQACKLGASILLETFKVHEPIRSDILEQVLNRVLTKAASPVSHFIDLLSNIVVSAPLVLQNSSSRVTETFDNLSFLPIDTVQGLLRAVQPLLKVSMSVRDSLILVLQKAIFSRQLDARKAAVAGFLLLLRNFKILGSLTSSQCSQAIGATQVQADVHACYNSAANEAFCLEILGSLRRCLSQQADVRLMLYEGFYDVLRRNSQLASSIMETLLSQIKQYYLPQPDLLPPLKLEGCIMAQGDQIFLQEPLAHLLCCIQHCLAWYKSTVHLCKGAEDEEEEEEEVGFEQNFEEMLESVTRRMIKSELEDFELDKSADFSPSSGVGVKNNIYAIQVMGICEVLIEYNFSTGNFSKNRFEDVLGLFTCYNKLSEILKEKAGKNKSTMGNKIARSFLSMGFVSTLLTALFRDNAQSHEESLAVLRSSTEFLRYAVSVALQKVQQLEETGQTDGPDGQNPEKMFQNLCKITRVLLWRYTSIPTAVEESGKKKGKSISLLCLEGLLRIFNTMQQLYAARIPQFLQALDITDGDAEEADINVTEKAAFQIRQFQRSLVNQLSSTEDDFNSKETQLLITILSTLSKLLDPGSQQFLQFLTWTVKICKENALEDLSCCKGLLTLLFSLHVLYKSPVSLLRELAQDIHACLGDIDQDIEIESRSHFAIVNMKTAAPTVCLLVLGQADKVLEEVDWLIKRLTILGSDTSEDSTQASNQTQALEKGVILQLGTLLTVFHELVQTALPAGSCVDSLLRSLSKTYAILTSLIKHYIQACRCTSNTVPGRLEKLVKLSGSHLTPQCYSFITYVQNIHSESLSFAEEKKKKKKEDETAAVSTVMAKVLRETKPIPNLIFAIEQYEKFLIHLSKKSKVNLMQYMKLSTSRDFRINASMLDSVLQEQNTEDAENEPDNNQSSTAEQPDKNQEPQKKRRRKK from the exons ATGGCGCAGCGCATCCTGCAGCTGGCGGCCGAGGAGAGCACCGAGGGGCTCCGGGAGGCTGTGCAGGGCCTGACGGAGCGCGAG CTGGGTGACATGGTGACAAGGCAGGCCCTGAGGGGCAGGGAGACGGCAGCGCTGCTCAGGGGCATCTTCAGAG GCTCCCCGTGTTCCCAGCAAAGCGGCGTTCTCAGGAGGCTGCAGGTTTACAAGCACTGCGTCCCACTGGTGGAATCAGGAGATCTGCATGTGGGCAAAGTGTCCGAAATCATCGGGCTGCTGATGCTGGAG GCTCGCCAGCTGCCAGGCCATGCGTTGGCTGAACTTGCCACCTTGTTTGTTGAAGTTATTAAGGGAGGCAGCCTGTCTAATGGGAAATCCTTGGAGTTGTTTTCCACTGTTCTTACCGCATTGTCCAACTCTAAGGAGAGTCTGGCCTATGGGAAAG GTGAACTGAATGGGGAAGAATTTAAGAAACAGCTGATAAATACCCTCTGCTCCAGCAA GTGGGATCCTCAGTGTGTAATACATCTTGCCAACATGTTCAG GGATATTCCACTCTcaggagaggagctgcagtttGTGGTGGAAAAGGTCCTTAGGATGTTCTCCAAATTAGATCTGCAGGAAATACCCCCTCTTGTctatcagctgctgctgctttctgcaaag GGCAGTAAGAAAACTGTTTTAGAAGGAATCATCAGTTTTTTCAATCAGCTGGACaagagacaaaaggaagaacagagggTTCCTCA GTCAACAGACCTTGAGGTAGCCACGGTGCCCCTAGACCAGCTCCGCCATGTGGAAGGTACCGTTATCCTCCACATTGTTTCTGCAATCAACCTGGATCAGGACATTGGTGAGGAGCTAATCAAACATCTAAAG ACTGAGCAACAGAAGGACCCTGGTAAAGCCCTGTGTCCCTTCAGCGTGGCCCTTTTGCTTTCGATTGCAGTGAAACACAGACTGCAAGAACAG ATATTTGATTTCTTGAAAACATCAATCACCAGAAGCTGCAAGGACCTGCAGTTCCTACAGGCCTCCAAGTTTCTGCAGGATTTGTGTCCTCAGCAATATGATGTAACAGCTGTAATTCTGGAAGTGGTGAAAAATAG TGCATTTGGCTGGGACCATGTTACTCAGGGGCTGGTAGATCTCGGCTTCAGCCTTATGGAATCATATGAACCAAAAAAGCCCTTTGGAGGGAAAGCTGCTGAGACCAATTTGGGCCTTTCAAAAATGCCAGCACAGCAGGCTTGCAAACTGGGAGCAAGTATCCTGCTGGAAACCTTTAAG GTTCATGAGCCCATCAGAAGTGATATTCTTGAGCAAGTCCTGAACAGAGTCCTCACAAAAGCAGCATCTCCTGTCAGCCACTTCATAg acttgCTGTCCAATATTGTTGTGTCTGCTCCTCTCGTGCTTCAGAACTCATCCTCCAGAGTCACAGAGACCTTTGACAATTTGTCCTTTCTGCCCATTGACACAGTGCAAGGGCTCCTCCGGGCAGTACAG CCCCTACTCAAAGTCAGCATGTCGGTGAGGGACTCCCTGATACTTGTTCTCCAGAAAGCTATCTTTTCCAG GCAGCTCGATGCTCGTAAAGCTGCAGTCGCTGGCTTTTTGCTTCTCTTAAGAAATTTTAAGATTCTGGGCAGCTTGACTTCTTCCCAGTGCAGCCAGGCCATTGGTGCCACTCAG GTCCAGGCAGATGTTCATGCCTGCTATAATTCTGCAGCTAATGAGGCCTTCTGCCTTGaaatcctgggcagcctgaggcGATGTCTTAGCCAGCAAGCGGATGTCCGACTCATGCTGTATGAG gGTTTTTATGATGTCCTCCGCAGAAACTCCCAGCTGGCCAGTTCTATAATGGAAACACTTTTGTCCCAG ATAAAGCAATACTACTTGCCCCAGCCAGATCTCCTGCCTCCACTGAAACTTGAGGGATGTATAATGGCTCAAGGAGATCAAATCTTTTTGCAAGAACCACTG GCccatctgctgtgctgcatccaGCACTGTTTAGCCTGGTATAAGAGCACTGTGCATCTATGCAAAGGAGCtgaagatgaggaggaggaggaggaagaggtgggATTTGAGCAAAACTTTGAAGAGATGCTAGAATCTGTCACACGACGGATGATCAAGAGTGAGCTGGAAGACTTTGAACTG GATAAATCAGCAgatttttctccatcttctggTGTTGGTGTAAAGAATAACATCTATGCCATCCAGGTGATGGGAATTTGCGAGGTCTTGATTGAGTACAACTTCAGCACAGGGAATTTCAG TAAGAACAGATTTGAAGATGTCCTTGGCCTGTTTACATGTTACAACAAACTCTCAGAGATCTTGAAGGAGAAAGCTGGAAAGAACAAATCTACCATGGGCAACAAAATTGCACGGAGCTTCCTTTCTATGGGTTTTGTGTCTACgctgctcacagctctgttcAG GGACAATGCCCAAAGCCACGAGGAGAGCCTGGCAGTTCTGCGCTCCAGCACGGAGTTCTTGCGCTATGCTGTCAGCGTGGCACTACAGAAggtgcagcagctggaggagacGGGACAAACTGATGGCCCAGATGGACAAAACCCTGAGAAGATGTTTCAGAACCTCTGCAAAATCACACG GGTTCTGCTTTGGAGGTACACTTCAATTCCCACTGCTGTTGAAGAGTCAGGGAAGAAGAAGGGTAAAAGCATTTCCCTGCTATGCTTGGAAGGTTTGCTGCGGATCTTCAACACCATGCAGCAGCTGTATGCTGCTAGGATCCCCCAGTTTCTACAGGCCCTAG ATATTACTGATGGTGACGCAGAAGAAGCGGATATTAATGTCACAGAGAAAGCTGCCTTCCAGATCCGACAGTTTCAG AGGTCTCTGGTGAACCAGCTCAGTAGCACTGAAGATGACTTCAACTCCAAGGAAACACAGTTACTCATCACAATTCTCTCCACTTTGTCCAAACTCCTGGACCCAGGCTCCCAACAG TTCCTTCAGTTCCTTACTTGGACAGTCaaaatttgcaaagaaaatgctttag AGGATCTCTCTTGCTGTAAGGGTTTGCTGACTTTGCTTTTTAGTCTCCATGTTCTGTACAAGAGTCCTGTCAGTCTGCTGCGTGAACTTGCACAAGATATTCATGCCTGCCTGGGAGACATAGATCAG GACATAGAAATAGAGAGTCGTTCCCATTTTGCCATAGTGAATATGAAGACTGCAGCCCCTACTGTTTGT CTGCTGGTTCTGGGGCAGGCAGATAAGGTCCTTGAAGAGGTAGACTGGCTTATCAAGAGGCTTACCATTCTGGGATCAGACACATCAG AAGACTCGACTCAGGCATCAAACCAAACCCAGGCTCTGGAGAAAGGTGTGATTCTGCAGCTGGGAACTCTGCTGACAGTTTTTCATGAGCTGGTGCAGACAGCACTtcctgcagggagctgtgtggACTCACTGCTGAGAAGCCTCAGCAAGACATACGCAATCCTCACCTCCCTCATCAAGCAT tataTCCAAGCTTGCCGCTGCACCTCAAATACAGTTCCAGGGAGGCTGGAAAAGCTG GTGAAGCTCTCCGGTTCCCATTTGACCCCACAGTGTTACTCATTCATTACTTATGTACAG AACATCCATAGTGAGAGCTTAAGCTTcgcagaagagaagaaaaagaagaagaaagaagatgaaactGCTGCAGTCTCCACAGTCATG GCTAAGGTGCTTCGGGAGACCAAGCCCATCCCAAACCTGATTTTTGCTATAGAGCAATATGAGAAGTTCCTTATCCATCTTTCCAAGAAATCAAAG GTGAACTTGATGCAATATATGAAGCTAAGCACCTCTCGGGACTTCCGCATCAACGCATCCATGCTAGACAGTGTGCTGCAAGAGCAGAACACAGAGGATGCTGAAAATGAACCAGACAACAACCAG tccagcacagcagagcagccagaCAAAAACCAGGAAccccaaaagaaaagaaggcgaaaaaaatga